The following proteins are co-located in the Pseudomonas sp. DY-1 genome:
- a CDS encoding acyl-CoA dehydrogenase family protein — protein MFPNAQGRALALLNRVAQSHWPDRLKLRKTLEKLLYGGARVGFNLAARRSRQQSHSVRAGELFDLSLSDEQRMLVEMLEAFAQETLRPAAHEADARGAVPAGLLNQAHALGLVHYGVGEGLGGMAGEGAILTNALMAEALSKGDLSLAAALLVPLSAANCIRRWASPEQQAAWLPAFLDGRSVPRMAIAVNEPTVLFDPHKLSTRAQRKRDHYLLNGEKCLVLDGLDASRIIVAANTDNGTALFLIDAGSKGLELRPEPAMGLRSCGTARVRLKGVQVPLERRLAAVDFDYQAFLDLGHLAWCALALGTAQAVLDYVIGYCNERMAFGEPISHRQGVAFMVADIAVELDAMRLMVWRACARADRVEAFQRESYLARLLCAEKAMKIGTDAVQLLGGHGFTQEHPAERWYRDLRAIAVMSGGLHL, from the coding sequence ATGTTCCCCAACGCACAGGGCCGCGCGCTGGCTTTGCTCAATCGCGTAGCCCAGTCCCATTGGCCTGACCGCCTCAAGCTGCGCAAGACCCTGGAGAAGCTCCTCTACGGTGGTGCCCGTGTCGGCTTCAATCTCGCTGCCCGGCGATCCCGCCAGCAGTCGCACTCGGTCCGCGCGGGTGAGCTGTTCGATCTCTCCCTCTCCGACGAACAGCGGATGCTGGTGGAGATGCTGGAGGCCTTTGCCCAGGAAACCCTGCGTCCGGCGGCCCACGAAGCGGACGCCCGGGGTGCGGTGCCGGCCGGACTACTCAATCAGGCCCATGCGCTCGGGTTGGTGCATTACGGTGTCGGTGAGGGGCTGGGCGGTATGGCAGGCGAGGGCGCCATCCTTACCAATGCATTGATGGCTGAGGCGCTGTCCAAGGGCGACTTGAGCCTGGCGGCCGCTCTGCTGGTACCGCTGTCAGCCGCCAATTGCATCCGTCGCTGGGCTTCACCTGAGCAGCAGGCGGCCTGGTTACCGGCTTTCCTCGATGGGCGGTCTGTGCCGCGCATGGCCATCGCCGTAAACGAACCGACGGTCCTGTTCGACCCCCACAAGCTGTCCACCCGCGCCCAGCGCAAGAGAGATCATTACCTGCTGAACGGTGAGAAATGCCTGGTGCTCGACGGGCTGGACGCCAGTCGCATCATCGTCGCCGCCAACACCGACAACGGGACCGCACTGTTCCTGATTGATGCCGGCAGCAAGGGGCTGGAGTTGCGGCCGGAACCTGCAATGGGTCTGAGGAGCTGCGGCACTGCCCGCGTTCGCTTGAAGGGCGTGCAAGTCCCGCTTGAGCGTCGTCTGGCTGCCGTCGACTTCGACTACCAGGCGTTTCTCGACCTTGGCCACTTGGCCTGGTGTGCCCTTGCCCTGGGAACTGCCCAGGCTGTGCTGGACTACGTGATCGGCTATTGCAACGAACGGATGGCCTTCGGTGAACCCATTAGCCATCGCCAGGGCGTGGCGTTCATGGTCGCGGACATTGCCGTCGAACTGGACGCCATGCGCCTGATGGTCTGGCGCGCTTGCGCCCGTGCCGATCGGGTAGAAGCATTCCAGCGCGAATCCTACCTGGCGCGCCTGCTATGCGCCGAAAAGGCCATGAAGATCGGCACCGATGCCGTGCAATTGCTCGGTGGCCATGGTTTCACCCAGGAACACCCGGCCGAGCGCTGGTACCGCGACCTGCGCGCCATCGCCGTGATGAGCGGCGGCCTGCATTTGTGA
- the hldE gene encoding bifunctional D-glycero-beta-D-manno-heptose-7-phosphate kinase/D-glycero-beta-D-manno-heptose 1-phosphate adenylyltransferase HldE, giving the protein MKLSMPRFDQAPVLVVGDVMLDRYWHGGTSRISPEAPVPVVKVEQIEDRPGGAANVALNIAALGAPAMLVGITGADEAADSLSDSLNAAGVDVHFQRLAEQPTIVKLRVMSRHQQLLRMDFEEAFGTDTEALAAQVERLLPQARVLVLSDYGKGALKNHQVLIQAARQRGVPVLADPKGKDFSIYRGASLITPNLNEFEAIVGGCADEAELVAKGAALMQELELGALLVTRGEHGMTLLRPGHSALHLPARAREVFDVTGAGDTVISTLAAALAAGEELPQAVALANLAAGIVVGKLGTAAISAPELRRAVQREQGSERGVLSLDQLLLAIEDARAHGEKIVFTNGCFDILHAGHVTYLEQARAQGDRLVLAVNGDASVSRLKGPGRPINSVERRMAVLAGLGAVDWVVSFPEDTPERLLGQVKPDVLVKGGDYGIDQVVGADIVRAYGGEVRVLGLVENSSTTAIVEKIRSK; this is encoded by the coding sequence ATGAAACTGTCCATGCCCCGATTCGATCAGGCCCCCGTTCTGGTGGTGGGCGACGTCATGCTTGACCGGTACTGGCATGGCGGCACCTCGCGCATCTCCCCCGAGGCCCCGGTTCCCGTGGTCAAGGTAGAGCAGATCGAGGATCGTCCCGGCGGCGCCGCGAACGTTGCGCTGAACATCGCGGCACTTGGCGCCCCTGCCATGCTGGTGGGTATCACCGGCGCCGACGAAGCGGCAGACAGCCTGAGCGACAGCCTCAACGCTGCAGGCGTGGACGTGCATTTCCAGCGCCTTGCCGAGCAGCCGACCATCGTCAAACTGCGCGTCATGAGCCGTCACCAGCAACTGCTGCGCATGGACTTCGAAGAAGCCTTCGGTACCGACACCGAGGCGCTGGCGGCACAAGTCGAGCGCTTGCTGCCCCAGGCCAGGGTCCTGGTGCTGTCCGACTATGGAAAGGGCGCACTGAAGAACCACCAGGTGCTGATCCAGGCCGCACGCCAACGCGGCGTGCCGGTACTGGCGGACCCGAAGGGAAAGGACTTCAGCATTTACCGTGGTGCGAGCCTGATCACCCCGAATCTCAATGAGTTCGAAGCCATCGTCGGCGGCTGTGCCGATGAGGCGGAGCTGGTCGCCAAGGGCGCGGCGCTGATGCAGGAACTGGAGCTGGGAGCCTTGCTGGTCACACGTGGCGAGCATGGCATGACCCTGCTGCGTCCTGGTCATTCCGCGTTGCACCTGCCGGCCCGCGCCCGCGAAGTGTTCGATGTCACCGGCGCCGGCGACACCGTGATATCCACCCTGGCCGCCGCCCTGGCCGCGGGCGAAGAACTGCCGCAGGCCGTGGCGCTCGCCAACCTCGCCGCAGGCATCGTTGTCGGCAAACTGGGCACCGCCGCCATCAGTGCTCCGGAATTGCGCCGTGCTGTGCAGCGCGAGCAGGGTTCCGAACGTGGTGTGCTGAGCCTGGACCAGTTGCTGCTGGCCATCGAGGATGCCCGCGCCCACGGCGAGAAGATCGTCTTCACCAACGGCTGCTTCGACATCCTCCATGCCGGCCACGTGACCTACCTGGAACAGGCCCGCGCGCAAGGCGATCGCCTGGTGCTGGCGGTCAATGGCGATGCGTCGGTCAGCCGCCTCAAGGGGCCGGGCCGTCCGATCAACAGTGTCGAGCGCCGCATGGCTGTGCTGGCTGGCCTGGGCGCGGTGGATTGGGTCGTCAGCTTCCCCGAGGACACCCCGGAGCGCCTGCTCGGCCAGGTCAAGCCAGATGTCCTGGTGAAGGGTGGCGACTACGGCATCGACCAGGTGGTAGGTGCCGATATCGTGCGCGCCTACGGTGGAGAGGTGAGGGTGCTCGGTTTGGTGGAAAACAGCTCCACCACAGCGATCGTCGAGAAAATCCGCAGCAAGTGA